From the genome of Sulfurovum riftiae, one region includes:
- a CDS encoding Sua5/YciO/YrdC/YwlC family protein gives MLKNKVFLTQTDTTIGFVSQNAERLTEIKERPPYKHYIKAVNSLGTLKSFVRIPAAHRNRVRRAAKTTFILPNGHSYRVVRERHHLLLLNRLTWAYTTSANLSGQPYDEDFAKEAADVVITPLYNKSEASKIYRVNNHTLKRIR, from the coding sequence ATGCTGAAAAACAAAGTTTTCCTTACCCAGACCGATACAACCATAGGTTTTGTCTCACAAAATGCGGAGAGGCTTACAGAGATCAAAGAGCGGCCTCCCTACAAACACTATATCAAAGCCGTAAACTCTCTTGGAACGCTCAAAAGCTTTGTACGTATCCCTGCTGCACACAGGAACAGGGTCCGACGTGCTGCGAAGACAACATTCATCCTGCCCAACGGTCATTCATACCGTGTGGTCAGGGAGAGACACCACCTGCTCCTTCTCAACCGTCTGACATGGGCCTACACGACTTCGGCGAACCTGAGCGGACAACCCTACGATGAGGATTTTGCCAAAGAGGCTGCCGATGTGGTCATTACACCTCTGTACAACAAAAGTGAAGCTTCAAAAATATACAGGGTGAACAACCATACTCTGAAAAGGATACGCTGA
- a CDS encoding GGDEF domain-containing protein, translating to MADQRKFYPFFSTIINFSDQRIKAQFDRWILHSNIIQIRFISALTGILYFISAYLDTLFAPDNVLSLKLTVHLYLLPAILFFITFLTFKERYYRFMLYILTVAPVIAAAGNLVIISKLENPSVYMAELYLILFWIFTVSGLPLLYAAASAVTTFFIVLVSTYLLFDFSAEVFTMHCFWMVAAFSFGFLGAFLLEKSNRSVFCTHLELEELAVTDKLTGLFNRVKLDEFLRDAFTQNRGETHSFGLIILDIDDFKKVNDRYGHLTGDSILVELSSLLIRYLPSKDKAIRWGGEEFMIISSDTEKQKLLGLAERLRRKIQAHDFNIPEEITVSIGVAFCRTGDTIDSIIKRADDALYIAKNSGRNRIEFSHH from the coding sequence ATGGCTGATCAGCGAAAATTTTATCCATTCTTTTCCACTATCATCAATTTCAGCGACCAGCGTATCAAAGCGCAATTTGACCGATGGATACTGCATTCAAATATCATACAGATACGCTTTATCAGTGCATTGACCGGCATACTGTACTTTATCAGCGCCTACCTCGATACACTTTTCGCTCCGGATAATGTACTTTCGCTGAAACTGACCGTACATCTCTATCTTCTCCCCGCCATTCTTTTTTTCATTACCTTCCTGACCTTTAAAGAGAGATATTACCGCTTCATGCTCTATATTCTCACTGTCGCACCCGTAATCGCTGCTGCCGGAAACCTGGTGATCATTTCAAAACTGGAAAACCCTTCGGTATATATGGCCGAACTCTACCTCATCCTTTTCTGGATTTTCACCGTTTCTGGACTGCCCCTTCTGTATGCTGCCGCCAGTGCCGTCACCACATTTTTCATCGTACTTGTTTCAACCTATCTTCTTTTCGACTTTTCTGCTGAAGTCTTCACTATGCACTGTTTCTGGATGGTCGCGGCATTCTCGTTCGGTTTCCTCGGTGCCTTTCTTTTGGAAAAATCGAACCGATCGGTCTTTTGTACACATTTGGAGCTTGAAGAACTGGCGGTCACAGACAAACTTACCGGACTGTTCAATCGTGTGAAACTGGATGAGTTCCTTCGTGATGCATTCACACAGAATAGAGGGGAGACACACTCCTTTGGTCTCATCATCCTGGATATCGATGATTTCAAAAAGGTCAATGACCGCTACGGACACCTGACAGGCGACAGTATCCTGGTGGAGTTGAGCAGCCTGCTTATACGCTATCTGCCTTCAAAAGACAAAGCGATACGCTGGGGCGGGGAAGAGTTCATGATCATATCCTCAGATACAGAGAAGCAGAAACTGCTGGGTCTTGCAGAGAGGCTCCGCCGTAAGATCCAGGCACACGACTTCAACATTCCCGAAGAGATAACAGTCAGCATAGGGGTGGCGTTCTGCCGGACGGGAGATACCATAGACTCCATCATCAAAAGAGCGGACGATGCACTCTATATTGCGAAGAACAGCGGAAGGAACCGTATAGAGTTCAGTCACCACTGA
- a CDS encoding HIT family protein: MAVIYENENIRIETEKSEIPWLKIFTQHPYREMSEVPAEIKFEIYDLLDIIEKEMIAYYRPDKINIASFGNYVPHVHWHIMARFKTDSYFPEPMWGKKQRNAALTLPSFDTFCEKLHISII, translated from the coding sequence ATGGCTGTCATCTATGAAAATGAAAATATCCGTATCGAGACAGAAAAAAGTGAAATACCCTGGCTCAAGATATTTACACAGCATCCCTACAGGGAGATGAGTGAAGTACCTGCCGAGATCAAATTCGAGATCTATGACCTTCTGGATATCATCGAGAAAGAGATGATCGCCTATTATCGACCGGACAAGATCAATATCGCTTCTTTCGGGAATTATGTTCCACATGTCCATTGGCATATCATGGCACGTTTCAAAACAGACAGCTATTTTCCTGAACCGATGTGGGGAAAGAAACAGCGGAATGCTGCTCTTACCCTTCCCTCCTTTGATACCTTTTGTGAAAAACTGCATATATCGATCATATGA
- the upp gene encoding uracil phosphoribosyltransferase: MIHELNNPVVKTLLNHLRDTRTDALRFRHIVQELLRSLVYKALKDEPLEKREIETWQGKHSFGFIREEDLLFVTVLRAGLPMIEAATELFPRAEAGFLAMKRDEKTHQSVLYYDRVPASCEGRTVIIVDPMVATGGSLCDAIALMKTRSPEKIISLNLIGAPEGLEIIKQKHPDVELYIAQIDERLNEDKFILPGLGDAGDRSYNTPA, encoded by the coding sequence ATGATACATGAACTGAACAACCCCGTAGTCAAAACACTGCTGAACCATTTACGTGACACCCGGACAGATGCCCTGCGCTTTCGTCATATTGTCCAGGAGCTTCTGCGGTCTCTGGTCTATAAGGCACTGAAAGACGAACCTCTGGAGAAAAGAGAGATAGAAACATGGCAGGGGAAGCACAGTTTTGGGTTCATCAGGGAAGAAGACCTGCTCTTCGTCACTGTCCTTCGTGCCGGATTGCCGATGATCGAAGCGGCGACCGAGCTCTTTCCCCGTGCCGAAGCGGGATTCCTTGCCATGAAACGGGATGAGAAGACGCACCAGAGTGTGCTCTATTACGACCGTGTACCTGCTTCCTGTGAAGGGAGGACGGTCATCATCGTCGACCCGATGGTGGCCACAGGAGGTTCTCTCTGTGATGCCATCGCCCTTATGAAAACACGGTCTCCGGAGAAGATCATTTCACTCAATCTCATCGGTGCACCCGAAGGGCTTGAGATCATCAAACAGAAACACCCCGATGTGGAACTCTACATCGCACAGATCGATGAGAGGCTCAATGAGGACAAATTCATTCTTCCCGGCTTGGGAGATGCAGGTGACCGCTCCTACAACACACCGGCATAA
- a CDS encoding TrmH family RNA methyltransferase translates to MGAKGSEERLARIDSILLYKQPTLKVMLDDVHSSQNLSAILRTCDAVGVQHLYYTTEDDHDLRIHKTITQGAHRWVERIRIDSAEKRRFLQEKQKEGYRVVVTHLEEGAVSFREVDYMGPTVIVMGNEKEGVSSEILSLADEMIIIPMQGMVQSLNVSVATALVLYEAQHQLEKAGRYDTPQLPKEEREIIKKAWLYRDLIARRSKGKIPL, encoded by the coding sequence ATGGGAGCAAAGGGCAGCGAGGAACGTCTGGCACGTATCGATAGCATACTTCTGTATAAACAGCCGACACTGAAAGTAATGCTCGATGATGTTCACAGTTCCCAAAACCTTTCAGCCATTCTTCGTACCTGCGATGCTGTCGGGGTACAGCACCTTTACTACACCACAGAAGATGATCACGACCTTCGTATACATAAGACCATTACTCAGGGTGCACATCGGTGGGTGGAGCGTATACGTATCGATAGTGCTGAAAAGAGAAGGTTTCTTCAGGAAAAGCAGAAAGAGGGCTACCGGGTCGTAGTGACCCATTTGGAAGAGGGTGCCGTCTCTTTCAGGGAAGTGGACTATATGGGACCGACTGTCATTGTCATGGGAAATGAAAAAGAGGGTGTGTCATCCGAGATCCTGTCTTTGGCGGATGAGATGATCATCATTCCTATGCAGGGTATGGTGCAAAGCCTCAATGTCTCGGTTGCAACGGCACTTGTGCTCTATGAGGCCCAGCATCAACTGGAGAAAGCAGGAAGATATGATACGCCCCAGCTCCCAAAGGAGGAGAGAGAAATCATCAAGAAAGCGTGGCTCTACCGTGATCTCATTGCCAGACGCAGCAAAGGGAAGATCCCGCTTTAA
- a CDS encoding AAA family ATPase, translated as MPRKKANDKPKLQKSKIGFDDVVGHKQIKERLRSIIKIIQNPKMLQDFDVPAPKGALLYGPSSVGKKMLAKAFAKEAKLPYIEISGSKLFELDYVKEVYDIAAKHAPCIVILEDIDIKGILQGAITNVSFSDIAKVLESVDAMVFTIATAETLESIDPVLTAPEKLDFLLEVSKLDKDARKFFIEKILKKPHDPKINTERIVRYITGMSAMELERLGRMAALNVIEQGKKWITEDILIEQINIIKYGHKIETQMVKNLEEELKMTAYHEAGHAVLSTILLPHVKIEQVTISRRSKMLGFVSYNAEDELSNVTKEELFNDVCVMLAGRTSKIRKAGGEEKMDSGAVDDLSQASLQIYAAITNLGMDKELGYINIDSIALLDSYFLSPQIEKRFLHWIHVAKQHTKKLVDEHWEKIEKLALQLIDKEIVEEDELLKIVGKVDKNYPIPESL; from the coding sequence ATGCCACGTAAAAAAGCCAACGACAAGCCAAAGCTGCAAAAATCAAAAATAGGATTTGATGATGTCGTGGGACACAAGCAGATCAAAGAAAGACTCAGGTCGATCATCAAGATCATCCAAAATCCGAAGATGCTACAGGATTTTGATGTACCTGCACCCAAAGGTGCATTGCTGTACGGCCCCTCCAGTGTAGGTAAGAAGATGCTGGCAAAAGCCTTTGCCAAAGAAGCGAAGCTGCCTTACATCGAAATATCCGGCTCCAAACTTTTTGAACTGGATTATGTCAAAGAGGTGTATGATATTGCAGCAAAGCATGCACCGTGTATCGTTATTCTTGAAGACATCGATATCAAAGGTATTCTGCAGGGAGCCATTACCAATGTCTCTTTTTCCGATATCGCAAAAGTGCTTGAGTCGGTAGATGCGATGGTCTTTACCATTGCGACCGCGGAAACGCTTGAAAGTATAGACCCTGTTCTGACTGCACCGGAAAAACTGGATTTCCTTCTGGAGGTTTCAAAACTTGACAAGGATGCCCGAAAGTTCTTCATCGAGAAGATCCTGAAAAAACCGCATGATCCCAAGATAAACACCGAGCGCATCGTGCGCTATATTACCGGTATGAGTGCCATGGAGCTTGAAAGGCTTGGACGTATGGCGGCCTTGAATGTCATAGAGCAGGGCAAAAAATGGATCACGGAAGATATCCTCATCGAACAGATCAATATCATCAAGTACGGGCACAAGATCGAAACACAGATGGTGAAGAACCTTGAGGAAGAACTCAAAATGACAGCCTATCATGAAGCCGGGCATGCGGTACTTTCAACCATCCTTCTTCCTCATGTCAAAATAGAACAGGTCACGATCTCCCGCCGAAGCAAAATGTTGGGCTTTGTCTCATATAACGCTGAGGATGAACTCTCAAATGTCACTAAGGAAGAACTTTTCAATGATGTCTGTGTCATGCTTGCAGGCCGTACGTCAAAGATAAGGAAGGCAGGAGGAGAGGAGAAGATGGACAGCGGTGCGGTCGATGATCTTTCACAGGCATCTTTGCAGATCTATGCGGCCATCACCAACCTTGGTATGGACAAAGAACTGGGGTACATCAATATCGATTCCATCGCTTTGCTTGACAGCTACTTTTTAAGTCCCCAGATCGAGAAAAGGTTTTTGCACTGGATCCATGTTGCCAAACAGCATACGAAAAAGCTGGTGGATGAACATTGGGAGAAGATCGAAAAACTGGCGCTCCAGCTTATAGACAAAGAGATCGTCGAAGAGGATGAACTCCTGAAGATCGTAGGCAAGGTGGATAAAAACTATCCGATACCTGAGTCACTGTAG
- a CDS encoding DUF503 family protein yields MIISNCILHIELPYVHSLKGRRSVVNSVKEKLKAFNLSVLDVSGEYAKEADIAFVFLSQNALGAAQYREKIEKMLERNFSEYHFDLEYEEI; encoded by the coding sequence ATGATCATTTCCAACTGTATACTTCATATTGAACTGCCGTATGTACATTCATTGAAAGGGCGAAGATCTGTCGTCAACAGTGTCAAAGAGAAACTCAAAGCTTTTAATCTGTCTGTGCTTGATGTCAGCGGCGAGTATGCCAAGGAAGCGGATATCGCTTTTGTTTTTCTCTCCCAGAATGCTTTGGGTGCGGCACAATACCGTGAAAAGATAGAGAAGATGCTTGAGAGAAATTTCTCGGAGTATCATTTCGATCTGGAGTATGAGGAGATCTAA
- a CDS encoding class I SAM-dependent methyltransferase yields MQEYQYSAKVYDKLLSPFISPIRRRVLALVKKYKYNTILDVCCGTGDQLKLLRTHGFEGQGVDLSDAMLEVAQKGEHPADCIKEDASEMHYGEGEFDLVMTAFALHEKEHATGRKIVEEMVRVTKEGGDILIVDYELSEKTSLLSKWTIYFIEWFAGGEHYRNFRSYIQKGGLPALLSGIDLCEKERHYFGEHGIVLILYRKY; encoded by the coding sequence ATGCAGGAGTATCAGTACAGCGCCAAGGTCTATGACAAACTTCTTTCTCCTTTTATAAGTCCCATACGCAGGCGCGTACTGGCGTTGGTCAAAAAATACAAATACAATACCATTCTCGATGTCTGCTGCGGTACGGGAGACCAGCTAAAACTGCTCAGAACACATGGTTTTGAGGGGCAGGGCGTCGATCTCTCCGATGCCATGCTGGAGGTCGCCCAAAAAGGGGAGCATCCGGCAGACTGCATCAAAGAGGATGCCAGTGAAATGCATTACGGGGAAGGAGAGTTCGATCTGGTAATGACCGCTTTTGCGTTGCATGAAAAAGAGCATGCGACAGGCAGAAAGATCGTCGAAGAAATGGTACGTGTGACCAAAGAGGGTGGGGATATTCTCATTGTAGATTATGAATTGAGTGAAAAGACCTCCCTGCTGTCGAAGTGGACGATCTATTTCATAGAATGGTTTGCAGGCGGGGAACACTACAGAAATTTCAGGTCATATATTCAAAAAGGCGGACTGCCTGCACTTCTGTCCGGGATTGACTTATGTGAAAAAGAGAGACATTATTTCGGCGAACATGGTATTGTGCTGATCCTGTACCGTAAGTACTGA
- a CDS encoding glutamate mutase L, whose product MSKLFIDIGSTYFKVAHEGEIEQYFRDFNRNIFDDLSSKCADLLKQYEAEDIHICSSANGGLSTLIIGLTNSFSLKYAINIAFNSGINIIDTVLYPKIEQEPVPTEMIDVVIVVGGIDSVENVFDEKLLQYLEKVNYQNIVYVGTQKSVPFLQEKIGNLVVLENVISDKLKIQEEALKTYLTDLYQEDIMGKEDIKQLYGITANQIFSTPYIVNRSLPRINERLDVADPFIVVDIGGATTDIHYSRDLVNDNILTESGYDRLVFKKLGVFKSRESLVHTAKNNEFVFELLEHLNVTENILEEHSEKATRILMQLAIFLVLYKVSKHHASYIELNLEILNSIVLTGGITKVLTQEEVDDIILFFYKKILHFHHAPKILLDHNYEIWTYGIKE is encoded by the coding sequence ATGAGCAAATTATTCATCGATATAGGCAGTACCTATTTTAAAGTGGCTCATGAGGGAGAGATCGAGCAGTATTTCAGGGATTTCAACCGTAATATCTTTGATGATCTAAGCAGCAAGTGTGCAGACCTGCTCAAGCAGTATGAAGCAGAAGATATCCATATCTGTTCTTCAGCCAATGGCGGACTCAGTACACTGATCATCGGTTTGACCAACTCTTTCAGCCTGAAGTATGCCATCAATATTGCATTCAATTCGGGCATCAATATCATTGATACGGTGTTGTATCCAAAGATAGAACAGGAGCCTGTCCCTACGGAGATGATCGATGTGGTCATCGTTGTAGGGGGCATCGACAGTGTAGAGAATGTTTTTGATGAAAAACTGCTTCAGTATTTGGAAAAGGTAAATTACCAGAATATCGTTTATGTAGGCACACAGAAGAGTGTACCGTTCCTGCAGGAGAAGATAGGGAACCTTGTCGTCTTGGAAAATGTGATCTCCGACAAGCTGAAGATCCAGGAAGAGGCTCTGAAAACCTACCTGACGGACCTCTATCAGGAAGATATCATGGGGAAAGAAGATATCAAACAGCTGTACGGCATTACCGCCAATCAGATCTTCTCCACGCCCTACATCGTCAACCGTTCTCTGCCAAGGATCAACGAGAGACTCGATGTGGCAGACCCCTTCATCGTGGTGGACATCGGCGGGGCAACGACAGATATCCACTACAGCCGTGACCTGGTCAATGACAATATTCTGACTGAAAGCGGTTATGACCGTCTGGTCTTCAAGAAGCTTGGGGTCTTCAAGTCGCGTGAGAGTCTGGTGCATACAGCAAAGAACAATGAGTTCGTATTTGAGCTTCTGGAACATCTCAATGTCACGGAGAACATTCTTGAGGAACATAGTGAGAAGGCTACGCGTATTTTGATGCAGCTGGCGATCTTCCTGGTACTTTACAAAGTTTCCAAACACCATGCCTCCTACATAGAGCTTAATCTGGAGATCCTCAACAGCATCGTACTTACCGGGGGAATTACCAAGGTACTTACACAGGAGGAGGTGGATGACATCATCCTCTTCTTCTACAAGAAGATCCTCCATTTCCACCATGCACCCAAAATTCTGCTTGATCACAATTATGAGATCTGGACCTACGGTATAAAGGAGTAG
- a CDS encoding YaiI/YqxD family protein has product MTLFIDGDAFPNLLKPIVLRSIERLSIPTKVIANKKINIGSSQHIEYIVVAQGADEADHLIAELCQEGDLVITADIPLADRIISKNAHAIDHRGELYSVDNIKQYLAMRNLMETIRESGEMTGGPKAFGQKDAHAFANQFNAFLAKNR; this is encoded by the coding sequence GTGACCCTCTTCATCGACGGTGATGCCTTTCCCAATCTTCTCAAACCGATCGTTCTGAGAAGCATTGAAAGGCTCTCTATTCCCACCAAAGTGATCGCCAACAAAAAGATCAATATCGGATCTTCACAGCATATCGAATATATTGTTGTGGCTCAGGGAGCCGACGAGGCGGACCACCTCATAGCAGAGCTCTGCCAGGAAGGCGACCTGGTCATCACTGCCGATATCCCTCTGGCTGACCGTATCATCAGCAAAAACGCCCATGCCATTGACCACAGGGGTGAACTCTACTCTGTTGACAACATTAAACAGTATCTGGCGATGAGGAACCTGATGGAGACTATCAGGGAGAGCGGAGAGATGACAGGCGGGCCCAAAGCTTTCGGACAGAAAGATGCCCACGCCTTTGCCAACCAGTTCAATGCTTTTTTGGCGAAGAACCGTTAA
- a CDS encoding AMP-binding protein: MSVNSIRNLLEIAAQSEPEKIGLRHGNDQYSYAKLIEKVDQIAHYLTTLGLKKGSRIGIYSNKRAEQVIAILAVLSTDYVFVPITRLLKPEQIQHIIDDCGISCLITDRIKIENIKAIDFDGKIISYEASEESDVSFEEIYKCYTAQVRCDIKGHDNAVITYSFGSSGNPRGIVIDHRALTDGARIVSKYLEIQKEDVISGILSFNLDYGLNQIFTTLYKKATLAIHKFVLPADFFAHLIDESVTVLPLMPIHITQMFDEDPHRIPQPEHFKNLRAITSSGGNITPLMVKNITTHFPDAKFYSMHGLTEAFRSAYLDPAQIHIRPNSIGKAIPDVEIYIINEEGEACKPREVGELIHRGACIYKGYWNAPDETEKRFKSIHILDKVLHPEGQLTDEIVIASGDYVYADEEGYIYFVSRKDDMIKTQGFRVSPHEIESVVYANIEEITECAVFSIPNEQIEEEIVMVYGSKNELAKNEILFELKKHLPNYMLPAQIVYKKSMPLKSLHEKEIDKEVLRKEFLI, from the coding sequence ATGTCAGTCAACAGTATTCGAAATCTATTGGAGATCGCAGCACAGAGTGAGCCTGAAAAGATCGGGCTCAGACACGGGAACGATCAGTACAGCTATGCAAAACTCATCGAAAAGGTCGACCAGATCGCACACTACCTGACCACACTCGGGTTAAAAAAAGGCAGCCGTATCGGTATCTACTCCAACAAGCGTGCAGAGCAGGTCATTGCGATATTGGCGGTACTCTCTACGGATTATGTATTCGTTCCAATTACCAGACTGCTCAAACCTGAACAGATCCAGCATATCATTGATGACTGCGGGATCAGCTGCCTGATCACGGACAGGATCAAGATAGAGAACATCAAAGCGATCGATTTTGACGGAAAGATCATCTCCTACGAAGCCAGCGAGGAGAGTGATGTCTCTTTCGAGGAGATCTACAAGTGTTACACTGCCCAGGTACGCTGTGACATCAAAGGACATGACAATGCGGTCATTACCTACAGTTTCGGCTCTTCGGGCAATCCGCGCGGGATCGTCATAGACCACCGTGCACTCACTGACGGTGCACGTATCGTCTCGAAGTATCTTGAGATACAAAAAGAAGATGTTATTTCAGGTATTCTTTCATTCAATCTCGACTACGGACTGAACCAGATCTTTACAACACTTTACAAAAAAGCGACACTGGCGATCCATAAATTCGTACTGCCGGCAGATTTCTTTGCACACCTGATCGATGAGAGTGTCACTGTGCTTCCTCTGATGCCCATACACATCACACAGATGTTCGATGAGGACCCGCATCGTATTCCCCAGCCCGAACATTTCAAGAACCTCAGAGCCATTACCTCTTCAGGGGGGAACATCACGCCGCTGATGGTCAAGAACATTACGACACACTTTCCCGATGCGAAATTCTACTCCATGCATGGTCTGACAGAAGCATTCCGTTCGGCCTACCTTGACCCCGCACAGATACACATCCGTCCCAACTCTATCGGAAAAGCGATCCCTGATGTGGAGATTTACATCATCAACGAAGAGGGGGAAGCATGCAAGCCAAGAGAGGTGGGTGAACTCATCCATCGCGGTGCCTGCATCTACAAAGGGTACTGGAATGCGCCTGACGAGACGGAAAAGCGTTTCAAAAGTATCCATATCCTCGATAAGGTACTGCATCCCGAAGGTCAGTTGACCGATGAGATCGTCATTGCCAGCGGAGACTATGTTTACGCCGATGAGGAGGGGTACATCTACTTCGTCTCCCGTAAAGATGACATGATCAAGACACAGGGGTTCCGTGTCAGTCCGCATGAGATAGAGAGTGTGGTCTATGCCAATATCGAGGAGATCACGGAGTGCGCGGTCTTCTCCATCCCCAATGAGCAGATAGAAGAGGAGATCGTCATGGTCTACGGTTCGAAGAACGAACTGGCCAAGAACGAGATACTCTTCGAACTCAAAAAACATCTGCCAAACTATATGCTTCCGGCACAGATCGTCTACAAAAAGAGTATGCCGTTGAAATCACTGCATGAAAAAGAGATCGATAAAGAGGTGCTCCGGAAAGAGTTTCTGATCTAA
- a CDS encoding YwbE family protein, whose amino-acid sequence MKPDKDGRKRSNIKYGLDVGVVLKEDQSTGYLTYGKVQKILTNSPTHPHGIKVRLNTGEVGRVKEIL is encoded by the coding sequence ATGAAGCCAGATAAAGACGGCAGAAAACGCAGCAATATCAAATACGGACTCGATGTAGGCGTGGTACTCAAAGAAGACCAGTCTACCGGCTACCTGACCTACGGTAAAGTACAGAAAATACTCACCAACTCCCCTACCCATCCCCATGGTATCAAAGTAAGACTCAATACGGGTGAAGTCGGGCGTGTGAAAGAGATCCTGTGA
- a CDS encoding CHAD domain-containing protein, producing the protein MGRTERSKDIVTVLIQSLEALLDQVEHYRTKVLRTEEAEDLHQFRIALRRSVVLMGEFSFLDENGTILEHRKALKKLISMSNLERDLDVFKVCLESLEARLPDEKEMFGDLFGYLLKRKKNAHRKFLAYLQSRKCTDIFVSWRHSLQRWQKDEPSIYTYASAKSVSSYVISQRLLKIRTQIKALEKSQNDVEERLHVLRISYKKLRYLLESFGSLFKKKKIGAFLKEIKKIQDVLGVFHDSYQQKMLLRELLKKTEEKQMHDFIESVLLPEIVRSQAKEIAKVEKRLGKFLKKEKAFQKHFG; encoded by the coding sequence GTGGGCAGAACAGAGAGATCAAAAGACATTGTCACTGTTTTGATACAGAGTCTGGAAGCACTGCTGGATCAAGTGGAACATTACCGTACCAAGGTCCTGCGAACAGAAGAGGCTGAAGATCTTCATCAGTTCAGGATCGCACTGCGTCGTTCTGTGGTGCTTATGGGGGAATTCTCTTTCCTGGATGAGAATGGAACGATCCTGGAGCATAGGAAAGCGCTTAAAAAACTGATAAGCATGAGCAACCTGGAACGGGACCTTGATGTCTTTAAAGTTTGCCTGGAATCATTGGAGGCACGCTTGCCTGATGAAAAAGAGATGTTTGGAGATCTGTTCGGATATCTCCTGAAGAGGAAGAAGAATGCACACAGAAAATTCCTGGCTTATCTTCAAAGCCGGAAGTGTACAGATATTTTTGTCTCCTGGAGACACTCTCTGCAAAGGTGGCAGAAAGACGAACCTTCTATCTACACGTATGCATCGGCTAAAAGTGTCTCTTCCTATGTGATATCCCAACGTCTTCTTAAAATAAGAACACAGATAAAAGCCTTGGAAAAAAGTCAAAATGATGTGGAAGAGAGACTGCATGTACTGCGTATCTCCTACAAAAAATTGCGCTACCTGCTCGAAAGTTTCGGCTCTCTTTTCAAGAAAAAGAAGATCGGTGCATTTCTCAAAGAGATTAAAAAGATCCAGGATGTTCTGGGGGTATTCCATGACAGCTATCAGCAGAAAATGCTCTTGCGTGAACTGCTTAAAAAAACGGAGGAGAAGCAGATGCATGACTTTATAGAAAGCGTTCTTCTGCCGGAAATAGTACGATCTCAGGCAAAAGAGATCGCAAAGGTGGAAAAACGACTGGGAAAATTTTTAAAAAAAGAGAAAGCGTTCCAAAAACACTTTGGCTGA